In one window of Candidatus Acetothermia bacterium DNA:
- a CDS encoding SIS domain-containing protein — MPLLIVGNKLDLVSEGDVRRVQAELGMEFPTMSLLSGTNVAEVTAEVERRFPPGSRIVVLGIFNSGKTSLIARLTGKELKIGDLPGTTLEFEEHPWNGRVLIDSVGQVIDVNRHFMVGYDFTGCQSPEAMFEKALRLEAEGILSSLVTARDGFITALQGIYGRVSAGGKIVTTGAGASALVAEEIAGQCYETGVPCLCITNNMAQALPVSFAKGTAEEEGGLARYIADSVGPRDVLIGIPASGGTGFVYEALRLARAKGALTVAITENKDTPLGKNADVIIKSNAKPEGPSSTRIQTAHLAIGHALVCILAALRGVTAEESIQFMLPECIATKKMGIK; from the coding sequence TTGCCCCTCCTCATCGTGGGGAACAAGCTGGACCTCGTATCGGAAGGGGACGTGCGCCGGGTGCAGGCGGAGCTCGGCATGGAGTTCCCCACGATGTCGCTTCTTTCGGGGACGAATGTGGCCGAGGTCACCGCGGAAGTCGAGAGGAGGTTTCCCCCGGGCTCGCGGATCGTGGTCCTTGGGATCTTCAACTCGGGCAAAACGAGCCTTATCGCCCGCCTGACCGGAAAGGAGTTGAAGATCGGGGACTTGCCGGGCACCACCCTCGAGTTCGAGGAGCATCCCTGGAACGGTCGGGTCCTGATCGACTCGGTAGGCCAAGTGATCGATGTGAACCGGCACTTCATGGTGGGCTACGATTTCACGGGTTGTCAAAGTCCAGAGGCGATGTTCGAGAAGGCCCTGCGGCTTGAGGCAGAGGGCATTCTGTCCTCTCTTGTCACGGCACGGGATGGGTTCATCACGGCGCTCCAGGGGATCTACGGCCGGGTTTCCGCCGGAGGAAAGATCGTGACCACCGGAGCGGGGGCATCGGCGTTGGTAGCGGAGGAGATCGCTGGGCAGTGCTACGAGACCGGGGTTCCGTGTCTATGCATCACCAACAACATGGCCCAGGCGCTGCCGGTATCGTTCGCCAAGGGCACAGCCGAGGAAGAAGGCGGCCTTGCCCGGTACATCGCCGATTCCGTTGGCCCGCGTGATGTGCTCATCGGGATCCCCGCCTCCGGGGGGACGGGGTTCGTCTACGAGGCCCTCCGCTTGGCCCGGGCCAAAGGTGCCCTGACCGTCGCCATCACAGAGAACAAGGATACCCCGCTGGGAAAGAATGCCGATGTGATCATCAAGAGCAACGCCAAGCCCGAGGGGCCATCCAGCACCAGGATTCAGACCGCTCACTTGGCGATCGGACATGCGCTGGTGTGCATCCTCGCCGCCCTCCGCGGGGTGACTGCCGAAGAGTCCATCCAGTTCATGCTCCCGGAGTGCATCGCCACCAAGAAAATGGGGATCAAGTGA
- a CDS encoding ribbon-helix-helix domain-containing protein: protein MLKTYVAKLEERQIEALRELSKETGVPQAELLRQAVDLLLEKRAAERERLEFLRRVDQDLDEDREAMERLARL from the coding sequence GTGCTCAAGACATACGTCGCTAAGCTTGAAGAACGCCAGATCGAGGCATTGCGGGAGTTGTCCAAGGAAACAGGGGTCCCCCAAGCCGAGCTCCTGCGCCAGGCGGTTGACCTGCTGCTCGAAAAACGGGCTGCTGAGCGAGAACGGCTGGAGTTTCTCAGGCGCGTGGATCAGGATCTAGATGAGGACCGTGAGGCGATGGAGCGGCTGGCTCGCCTGTGA
- a CDS encoding adenosine-specific kinase has protein sequence MELKVVRIEKPDEVNLILGQAHFIKTVEDLHETLVTQVPGAKFALAFCESSGPALVRWSGTDPELTELAKKNALALACGHSFIVFLRGLYPINVLNAVKMVPEVCRIFCATANPVEVIVAETEQGRGILGVIDGVKTKGVESEPEIAERKAFLRTIGYKLG, from the coding sequence GTGGAGCTGAAGGTGGTGCGGATCGAGAAGCCGGACGAGGTGAACCTGATCCTGGGGCAGGCCCACTTCATCAAGACCGTGGAGGACCTGCACGAGACCTTGGTCACCCAGGTGCCGGGGGCCAAGTTTGCTCTTGCGTTTTGCGAGTCGTCCGGGCCGGCGCTCGTGCGGTGGTCGGGCACCGACCCCGAGCTCACCGAGCTCGCCAAGAAGAACGCCCTGGCCCTTGCGTGCGGCCATAGTTTCATCGTGTTCCTGCGGGGCCTTTATCCCATCAACGTGCTCAACGCGGTGAAGATGGTGCCCGAGGTGTGCCGCATCTTCTGCGCCACCGCCAACCCGGTAGAGGTGATCGTGGCCGAGACCGAGCAGGGGCGGGGCATCCTCGGGGTGATCGACGGGGTCAAGACCAAGGGCGTGGAGTCCGAGCCCGAGATTGCCGAACGCAAGGCCTTCCTCCGCACGATCGGGTACAAGCTGGGCTGA
- a CDS encoding sugar transferase, with product MKPQGWYRSYRKRSRDVILSILALATLLPIAPVVASVILVSMGSPVLFRQVRPGLHGRPFTPYKFRTMIALHDKQGNLLPDEQRLTQLGRRGGRRPAAARDPCWDPRQADEKISMTEGEAMKELVPMSKGAAPHFQDVIELVKGYSQARSRR from the coding sequence GTGAAACCCCAAGGTTGGTACCGCAGTTACAGGAAGCGTTCACGCGACGTGATATTGTCCATCTTGGCCTTGGCAACACTTCTGCCGATAGCCCCAGTGGTGGCGTCGGTTATCCTGGTCTCCATGGGCTCACCTGTGCTCTTCCGCCAAGTGCGCCCTGGGCTGCACGGGCGGCCGTTCACGCCCTACAAGTTCCGCACGATGATAGCCCTGCACGATAAGCAAGGGAACTTGCTTCCGGATGAGCAGAGGCTGACACAGCTTGGGCGCCGCGGTGGTAGAAGACCTGCCGCCGCGCGTGACCCCTGTTGGGACCCCCGCCAAGCCGATGAAAAGATCTCCATGACGGAGGGGGAAGCCATGAAAGAGCTCGTTCCCATGTCGAAGGGCGCTGCTCCTCATTTCCAGGACGTCATTGAGCTGGTTAAGGGATATAGCCAAGCTCGATCCCGGCGTTAA
- a CDS encoding nucleotidyltransferase domain-containing protein, translated as MSVRVWRIDREAILARLTRWASELAQDDNVLAVVLFGSLARGDHTGASDADVLILLGHSSCRFDERIPSFLPTGIGIGVDVFPYTLEEAARAVEERWGVVEVALREGLPLFERREKLGRLRSLLGPGFEKTG; from the coding sequence GTGAGCGTAAGAGTCTGGAGGATTGATCGGGAGGCCATTTTGGCCCGGCTGACCCGTTGGGCGAGCGAGCTCGCGCAGGACGACAACGTGCTTGCCGTGGTGCTTTTCGGATCATTGGCGCGTGGAGATCATACTGGCGCGAGCGATGCGGATGTTTTGATCCTCCTAGGTCACTCTTCGTGCCGTTTCGACGAGCGCATCCCTTCCTTCCTCCCCACGGGCATCGGAATTGGGGTCGATGTGTTCCCGTACACCTTGGAGGAGGCCGCGCGGGCCGTGGAGGAAAGGTGGGGAGTGGTGGAAGTGGCGCTGCGGGAAGGCCTTCCCCTGTTCGAGCGGAGGGAGAAGCTCGGTCGGCTCCGGTCTCTTTTGGGCCCAGGTTTTGAAAAGACAGGGTGA